In the Arthrobacter zhaoxinii genome, one interval contains:
- the hpt gene encoding hypoxanthine phosphoribosyltransferase — MDSHDVQSDLKHVLYTKEQIQTRITELAAEIDRDYAGRDVLLVGVLKGAVMVMADLSRALHSHVTMDWMAVSSYGSGTQSSGVVRILKDLETDLLGKHVLIVEDIIDSGLTLSWLRTNLESRGPASVEICTLLRKPDAAKVEIDVKYVGYEIPNEFVVGFGLDFAERYRNLDFIGTLAPHVYE; from the coding sequence GTGGATTCACACGACGTCCAGTCAGATCTCAAGCACGTTCTCTACACCAAGGAACAGATCCAAACCCGGATCACGGAACTGGCGGCCGAAATTGACCGCGACTACGCCGGCCGCGACGTCCTGCTGGTCGGGGTGCTCAAGGGTGCCGTCATGGTGATGGCCGACCTGTCCCGCGCCCTGCACAGCCACGTCACCATGGACTGGATGGCGGTGTCCTCCTACGGCTCCGGCACGCAGTCTTCCGGCGTCGTCCGTATCCTCAAGGACCTTGAGACGGACCTCCTGGGCAAGCACGTGCTCATTGTCGAGGACATTATCGATTCCGGCCTGACGCTTTCCTGGCTGCGCACCAACTTGGAATCCCGCGGCCCGGCCAGCGTGGAAATCTGCACCCTGCTGCGCAAACCCGATGCCGCCAAGGTGGAAATCGACGTTAAGTACGTCGGTTACGAAATCCCCAACGAGTTCGTGGTCGGCTTCGGCCTGGACTTTGCCGAGCGTTACCGCAACCTGGACTTCATCGGCACCCTGGCGCCGCACGTTTACGAATAA
- a CDS encoding inorganic diphosphatase — protein sequence MTLDVTIEIPKGSRVKYEIDHETHRLRLDRVLFTAMAYPTHYGYFENTLGEDGDPLDALVMLQDFDLMPGVLVESRPIGVFNMVDDGGGDAKVLCVPVDPRFDHIQDLSDVSDFLLDEIKHFFTKYKDLEPGKWVEAADWAGREAAEAEVLASLERFSAQGEGHEDDQAQGRDVDANPVNN from the coding sequence CTGACGCTCGACGTCACCATCGAGATCCCCAAGGGATCCCGGGTCAAGTACGAAATCGACCACGAGACGCACCGCCTGCGCCTGGACCGGGTCCTGTTCACCGCCATGGCCTACCCCACCCACTACGGCTACTTCGAAAACACCCTGGGTGAGGACGGCGATCCGCTGGACGCCCTGGTGATGCTCCAGGACTTCGACCTGATGCCCGGCGTGCTGGTCGAATCCCGCCCCATCGGCGTGTTCAACATGGTGGACGACGGCGGCGGAGACGCCAAGGTCCTGTGCGTTCCGGTGGATCCGCGCTTCGACCACATCCAGGACCTCTCGGACGTGTCCGACTTCCTGCTGGATGAAATCAAGCACTTCTTCACCAAGTACAAGGATCTGGAGCCGGGCAAGTGGGTTGAAGCCGCTGACTGGGCCGGCCGCGAAGCTGCCGAAGCCGAGGTGTTGGCCTCCCTGGAGCGCTTCTCCGCACAAGGCGAAGGCCACGAAGACGACCAGGCCCAGGGCCGCGACGTCGACGCCAACCCCGTCAACAACTAA
- a CDS encoding zinc-dependent metalloprotease: protein MESNERNRPSPVPAPSGPGQNSDVHPSAGAAPALVNWDLAASTAGAMVAPGPKMSAREIRDAVAGLRAAADASVAHVHRITGLEAARDLRDSDVLIVDRASWARANSQSFSVLMGPALQHLADTRPEQLAAANTALGGTMTGAQLGTILAFLSSKVLGQYDPFAALGGVGKPGGRLLLVAPNIVTLERELNVEPADFRLWVCLHEQTHRVQFAAAPWLRGHMLEQISQLSNGMMDKAQTISERLGSAVKALKAPKGGLDENGVPTKSVDLLSLLQDPEDKERLSHLTAVMSLLEGHANVVMDAVDASIVPSVKTIRQRFNNRGAKRGWIDRFFRQIMGLDAKMRQYSDGARFVRAVTDQVGMEGFNRVWERPENLPTEAEIHSADLWITRMGL from the coding sequence ATGGAGAGCAACGAGCGAAACCGTCCCAGCCCTGTCCCCGCGCCGTCCGGCCCAGGGCAGAACAGTGACGTCCACCCGTCCGCCGGCGCAGCGCCGGCACTGGTGAACTGGGACCTGGCAGCTTCCACGGCCGGGGCCATGGTGGCGCCCGGACCGAAGATGTCCGCCCGCGAGATCCGCGATGCCGTCGCGGGCCTGCGTGCCGCCGCCGACGCCTCAGTGGCCCATGTGCACCGCATCACCGGTCTGGAAGCAGCCCGCGACCTGCGTGATTCGGACGTGCTGATTGTGGACCGCGCATCCTGGGCCCGCGCGAACTCCCAGAGCTTCTCCGTGCTGATGGGACCGGCCCTGCAGCACCTGGCCGATACCCGGCCCGAACAGCTGGCCGCCGCCAACACGGCGCTGGGCGGAACCATGACCGGGGCGCAGCTGGGAACGATCCTGGCGTTCCTGTCCAGCAAGGTGCTGGGCCAGTATGATCCCTTTGCCGCCCTGGGCGGCGTGGGCAAACCCGGCGGACGGCTGCTGCTCGTGGCGCCGAACATTGTGACGCTGGAACGTGAGCTGAACGTGGAACCGGCCGACTTCCGCCTCTGGGTCTGCCTGCACGAGCAGACCCACCGGGTGCAGTTTGCCGCCGCCCCGTGGCTGCGCGGGCACATGCTGGAGCAGATCAGCCAGCTCTCCAACGGCATGATGGACAAGGCGCAGACCATCTCCGAGCGGCTGGGCTCCGCCGTAAAGGCGCTGAAAGCACCCAAGGGCGGCCTGGACGAAAACGGCGTGCCGACCAAGTCCGTGGACCTGCTGTCCCTGCTGCAGGATCCCGAGGACAAGGAGCGCCTCTCCCACCTGACCGCCGTTATGTCGCTCCTTGAGGGCCATGCCAACGTGGTGATGGACGCCGTGGACGCGAGCATTGTGCCCAGCGTCAAAACCATCCGGCAGCGGTTCAACAACCGCGGCGCCAAGCGCGGCTGGATTGACCGGTTCTTCCGCCAGATCATGGGTCTGGACGCCAAGATGCGCCAGTACAGCGACGGCGCCCGCTTTGTCCGCGCCGTCACGGACCAGGTGGGCATGGAGGGATTCAACCGGGTGTGGGAACGCCCCGAAAACCTCCCGACCGAAGCGGAGATCCACTCCGCGGACCTATGGATTACCCGGATGGGACTGTAA
- the folP gene encoding dihydropteroate synthase encodes MDSLAAAPGTGPATSPLPVVRPSRRARRLSDLPADRTLVMGVLNVTPDSFSDGGQFADTDAAIRAGLKMHYEGADIIDVGGESTRPDSVRISPEEEQARVLPVVEAMVRAGALVSIDTMNAATAEKAIAAGAAVINDVSGTETDPDMPGLVARTGVSYILMHSRGNVRSNDPNASYADVVEEVAAELVKIRDRFYAAGVAPEQIILDPGLGFSKDAEQNWELLRGLDRLGALGHRVLVGASRKRFLGSLLTSYGKAAQPLERDNATAAVSALAAAAGVWAVRVHNVPASLDAVKVTAAWKG; translated from the coding sequence ATGGATTCACTCGCTGCCGCACCCGGCACCGGACCGGCAACGTCACCGCTTCCGGTGGTGCGCCCGTCCCGCAGGGCACGCAGGCTCTCCGACCTTCCCGCCGACCGCACCCTGGTTATGGGCGTCCTCAACGTCACGCCCGATTCCTTCAGCGACGGCGGGCAGTTCGCAGACACCGATGCGGCTATCCGCGCGGGCCTGAAGATGCACTACGAAGGTGCGGACATCATCGACGTCGGCGGCGAGTCCACGCGGCCCGACTCCGTGCGGATCTCCCCGGAGGAGGAACAGGCACGGGTCCTGCCCGTGGTTGAGGCGATGGTCCGCGCCGGCGCCCTGGTCAGCATTGACACCATGAACGCAGCCACGGCGGAAAAGGCCATTGCCGCCGGCGCCGCGGTCATCAACGACGTCTCCGGCACGGAAACCGATCCGGACATGCCCGGCCTCGTTGCACGTACGGGCGTCTCCTACATCCTGATGCACAGCCGCGGCAACGTCCGCAGCAATGACCCCAATGCCAGCTACGCCGACGTCGTCGAAGAAGTGGCCGCGGAACTGGTGAAGATCCGCGACCGGTTCTACGCTGCCGGCGTCGCCCCGGAACAGATCATCCTTGATCCGGGGCTGGGCTTCTCCAAGGATGCCGAACAGAACTGGGAGCTGCTGCGCGGACTCGACCGCCTCGGCGCCCTGGGCCACCGCGTGCTTGTCGGGGCATCCCGCAAGCGCTTCCTCGGATCCCTCCTCACCAGCTACGGGAAGGCGGCCCAGCCGCTGGAACGGGACAACGCAACCGCCGCCGTGTCCGCACTGGCGGCAGCGGCCGGCGTCTGGGCGGTCCGCGTGCACAACGTCCCGGCCAGCCTCGATGCCGTCAAAGTCACCGCAGCCTGGAAAGGGTAG
- the ftsH gene encoding ATP-dependent zinc metalloprotease FtsH: protein MKSKNFFKGPLIWIALAVAALLILVPSLSVSGAKQVDTKEGLELLNGSDVTQAKIYDGEQRVDLTLEGNAAKDQGTSDVQFYFSTARGEEIVQAVNDSGANYTDQPVQTNWFTSFLGLFLPFIIIGLIFWFLMSRMQGGGSQVMKFGKSKAKLTNKDMPQVTFDDVAGADEAVEELHEIKEFLQDPGKFQAVGAKIPKGVLLYGPPGTGKTLLARAVAGEAGVPFYSISGSDFVEMFVGVGASRVRDLFEQAKANSPAIIFVDEIDAVGRHRGAGVGGGNDEREQTLNQLLVEMDGFDGNTNVILIAATNRPDVLDPALLRPGRFDRQIGVEAPDMQGRLHILQVHAKGKPMAPGVDLETVARKTPGFTGADLANVLNEAALLTARSNADLIDDRALDEAIDRVIAGPQKRSRVMKELERKITAYHEGGHALVAAALRNTDPVTKVTILPRGRALGYTMVLPQDDKYSITRNELLDQLAYAMGGRVAEEIVFHDPSTGASNDIEKATSTARKMVTQYGMSERIGSVKLGSGGGEPFLGRDMSQERNYSDQVAYVVDEEVRRLLDNAHDEAYQILTENRDVLDRLALELLERETLNQAEIAEVFSDVRKRDVREVWLSKPTRPVHSMPPVVSRKERREAKEIGAPDPASVAPQDQIADADLPKDFDVSGNGLPQSSGNGTSPGRNGTSGSGNTAPEA, encoded by the coding sequence ATGAAATCCAAGAACTTCTTCAAGGGCCCGCTCATTTGGATTGCGCTGGCAGTGGCCGCCCTTTTGATCCTTGTCCCGAGCCTTTCCGTCAGCGGCGCCAAGCAGGTGGACACCAAGGAAGGCCTGGAGCTGCTTAACGGCTCCGATGTAACCCAGGCCAAGATTTACGACGGCGAGCAGCGGGTCGACCTGACCCTGGAAGGCAATGCCGCCAAGGATCAGGGCACCAGCGACGTGCAGTTCTACTTCAGCACGGCGCGCGGCGAGGAAATCGTCCAGGCGGTTAACGATTCCGGGGCCAACTACACGGACCAGCCGGTTCAGACCAACTGGTTCACCAGCTTCCTGGGACTGTTCCTGCCGTTCATCATCATCGGCCTGATCTTCTGGTTCCTCATGTCCCGCATGCAGGGCGGCGGCTCGCAGGTCATGAAGTTCGGCAAGTCCAAGGCCAAGCTGACCAACAAGGACATGCCGCAGGTCACCTTCGACGACGTCGCCGGCGCGGACGAGGCCGTCGAGGAGCTCCACGAAATCAAGGAATTCCTGCAGGACCCGGGCAAGTTCCAGGCCGTCGGCGCCAAGATCCCCAAGGGTGTGCTGCTGTACGGCCCTCCCGGCACCGGCAAGACCCTGCTGGCCCGCGCCGTTGCCGGCGAGGCCGGCGTGCCGTTCTACTCCATCTCCGGTTCGGACTTCGTGGAAATGTTCGTCGGCGTGGGCGCCTCCCGCGTCCGCGACCTCTTCGAGCAGGCCAAGGCCAATTCCCCGGCCATCATCTTCGTGGACGAGATCGACGCCGTCGGCCGCCACCGCGGTGCCGGCGTGGGCGGCGGCAACGACGAACGCGAGCAGACGCTGAACCAGCTGCTGGTGGAAATGGACGGCTTTGACGGCAACACCAACGTCATCCTGATTGCCGCCACCAATCGGCCCGACGTCCTGGACCCGGCACTGCTGCGTCCGGGCCGCTTCGACCGCCAGATCGGCGTGGAAGCCCCCGACATGCAGGGCCGCCTGCACATCCTCCAGGTCCACGCCAAGGGCAAGCCGATGGCACCCGGCGTCGACCTCGAGACCGTGGCCCGCAAGACTCCGGGCTTCACCGGTGCGGACCTCGCCAACGTGCTCAACGAAGCAGCGCTGCTGACCGCGCGTTCCAATGCTGACCTGATTGACGACCGCGCCCTGGACGAAGCCATCGACCGCGTGATCGCCGGCCCGCAGAAGCGCAGCCGCGTTATGAAGGAACTCGAACGCAAGATCACCGCCTACCACGAAGGCGGACACGCCCTCGTGGCTGCCGCCCTGCGGAACACGGACCCGGTCACCAAGGTGACCATCCTGCCGCGCGGCCGCGCCCTGGGCTACACCATGGTCCTGCCGCAGGATGACAAGTACTCCATCACCCGCAACGAACTGCTGGACCAGCTGGCCTACGCCATGGGCGGCCGCGTTGCCGAGGAGATCGTGTTCCACGACCCGTCGACCGGTGCCTCGAACGACATCGAAAAGGCCACGTCCACGGCCCGCAAGATGGTCACCCAGTACGGCATGAGCGAGCGGATCGGTTCGGTCAAGCTCGGCTCGGGCGGCGGCGAGCCGTTCCTGGGCCGCGACATGAGCCAGGAACGCAACTACTCCGACCAGGTGGCCTACGTGGTTGATGAGGAAGTCCGCCGCCTGCTGGACAACGCGCATGACGAGGCGTACCAGATCCTCACCGAAAACCGCGATGTCCTGGACCGGCTGGCCCTGGAGCTGCTGGAACGCGAAACGCTGAACCAGGCCGAGATCGCCGAAGTCTTCTCGGACGTGCGCAAGCGCGACGTCCGGGAGGTGTGGCTGTCCAAGCCCACCCGACCGGTCCACAGCATGCCGCCCGTGGTGTCCCGGAAGGAACGGCGCGAGGCAAAGGAAATCGGTGCACCGGATCCGGCCTCGGTTGCTCCCCAGGACCAGATTGCCGACGCCGACCTGCCGAAGGACTTCGACGTTTCCGGCAACGGGCTGCCCCAAAGCAGCGGGAACGGCACCTCCCCCGGCCGGAACGGAACGTCCGGCAGCGGCAACACGGCGCCCGAGGCGTAG
- a CDS encoding HAD family hydrolase translates to MTTLSTAGIEDQQTPDKQHLVALDVDGTLVDHDGHMSPGVRSAARAAAEAGHHLVVATGRSYGAALPILELLGLTTGYCVCSNGAVTLRLDPSLEDGYEVLDRVVFDPKPALAALRAKLPTAKFALEDAEGRFLSTERFQDASFGAEALAVDFETLLDAQAVRVVVFSTDSTAEEFGSAVQAIGLHGVTYSVGWTAWLDIAASGVTKASALEQVRRRLEVDPTLTVALGDGRNDIEMLDWAARGVAMGQAPDEVLAAASEVTGTVYEDGAVGVLASVLDGAA, encoded by the coding sequence ATGACAACTTTGAGTACTGCTGGCATCGAAGACCAGCAAACACCTGACAAGCAGCACCTCGTAGCGCTGGACGTGGACGGAACCCTCGTGGACCACGACGGCCACATGTCCCCGGGCGTACGCAGCGCCGCACGCGCCGCCGCCGAGGCAGGACACCATCTGGTGGTGGCCACCGGCCGGTCCTACGGGGCCGCGCTGCCCATCCTCGAACTCCTGGGACTGACCACGGGATACTGCGTCTGCTCCAACGGCGCCGTGACCCTGCGCCTGGATCCCTCCCTGGAAGACGGCTACGAAGTGCTGGACCGTGTGGTCTTCGATCCCAAGCCGGCACTGGCAGCGCTGCGGGCAAAGCTGCCGACGGCCAAATTCGCCCTCGAAGACGCCGAAGGACGGTTCCTGTCCACGGAACGTTTCCAGGACGCCAGCTTCGGTGCCGAAGCCCTTGCCGTGGACTTTGAAACCCTGCTGGACGCGCAGGCCGTACGCGTCGTGGTCTTCAGCACCGACAGCACGGCGGAGGAATTCGGCTCAGCCGTGCAAGCAATCGGCCTGCACGGCGTGACATATTCCGTGGGCTGGACCGCCTGGCTGGATATCGCTGCTTCGGGGGTCACCAAGGCCAGCGCGCTGGAGCAGGTCCGGCGCCGGCTGGAGGTTGATCCCACACTGACCGTCGCCCTGGGCGACGGCCGGAACGACATTGAAATGCTGGACTGGGCGGCCCGCGGCGTGGCCATGGGGCAGGCGCCGGACGAGGTGCTGGCCGCAGCCTCCGAGGTCACCGGCACGGTCTATGAAGACGGCGCCGTGGGTGTCCTGGCCAGCGTGCTGGACGGCGCGGCCTAG
- the tilS gene encoding tRNA lysidine(34) synthetase TilS: MLDENPNNPSSNPAADRTSRPAPRVRKRLLPTLGDARNSIRDTLRDAGLVPGGDTPPLILVACSGGPDSLALALAASFFSRRGDYRVGAVVVDHRLQPGSAEVAASARDKLEQMGLDPVLVRQVSVPESGMGPEAAARTVRYAALDAAVEELEADAVLLGHTLDDQAEQVLLGLMRGSGTRSLAGMPAVRGKYLRPFLSLRREQTLEICAHAALEPWHDPSNRDPAYARSRVRTEVLPFLEDKLGPGIAEALFRSSRILSADADYLDAVAAQAFEELRAAAPAGSAPDSEELLLPEAQLRELAPAVRQRVLALAALALGGAQPSYERLAAVQSLLRRTGSAGPVQLVGKVSVYRQPRAKSVHHGAASYGNLVFRKKSST; the protein is encoded by the coding sequence GTGCTCGACGAAAACCCGAACAACCCAAGCTCCAACCCTGCGGCAGACCGCACCTCCCGCCCCGCCCCGCGGGTACGCAAACGGCTCCTTCCCACGCTGGGCGACGCACGCAACAGCATCCGGGACACCCTGCGCGACGCCGGCCTGGTTCCGGGCGGGGACACTCCGCCCCTGATCCTGGTGGCCTGCAGCGGCGGCCCCGACTCCCTGGCCCTGGCCCTCGCGGCCTCGTTCTTCTCCCGGCGCGGAGACTACCGGGTGGGTGCCGTCGTGGTGGACCATCGCCTGCAGCCGGGCAGCGCCGAGGTGGCCGCCTCTGCGCGGGACAAGCTGGAACAGATGGGACTGGATCCCGTCCTCGTCCGGCAGGTCTCGGTGCCGGAGTCCGGTATGGGCCCGGAAGCTGCCGCACGGACCGTCCGCTACGCGGCGCTGGACGCCGCAGTGGAGGAACTGGAAGCCGACGCCGTCCTGCTGGGGCACACCCTCGATGACCAGGCCGAGCAGGTCCTGCTGGGCCTGATGCGTGGTTCCGGCACCCGCTCCCTGGCCGGCATGCCCGCCGTCCGCGGCAAATACCTGCGACCGTTCCTGAGCCTGCGCCGGGAACAGACGCTGGAGATCTGCGCGCACGCCGCACTGGAGCCCTGGCACGATCCCAGCAACCGGGATCCGGCCTACGCCCGGTCCCGGGTCCGCACCGAGGTGCTGCCGTTCCTGGAGGACAAGCTGGGCCCCGGCATCGCCGAAGCACTGTTCCGTTCCTCACGTATCCTCTCCGCCGATGCCGACTATCTGGACGCCGTGGCAGCGCAGGCCTTCGAGGAACTTCGGGCAGCCGCACCGGCTGGCAGCGCCCCGGATTCCGAAGAGCTGCTGCTGCCGGAAGCGCAGCTGCGGGAGCTTGCCCCCGCCGTCCGCCAGCGGGTCCTGGCCCTCGCGGCACTCGCCCTGGGCGGGGCGCAGCCAAGCTACGAACGCCTCGCTGCGGTCCAGTCGCTGCTGCGGCGCACCGGGTCCGCAGGACCGGTCCAGCTGGTGGGGAAAGTCAGCGTGTACCGCCAGCCGCGCGCCAAATCCGTTCACCACGGTGCCGCAAGCTATGGCAATCTTGTTTTTAGGAAAAAGAGCAGCACCTAA
- the serS gene encoding serine--tRNA ligase — translation MIDVNELRENPEKFRASQRARLADESIVDAIISADAARRDARTRYETLRAEQNAFGKRVAAAKGEEKQALLAEVKELAASVKAAGAEADAIQAESDALLRRIPNLISDGVPTGGEDDFEVIKTVGKPRDFEAEGFAPRDHLEIGELLGAIDMERGAKVSGSRFYFLRGVGARLELALLNMAMDQAVKAGFVPMITPTLVRPETMQGTGFDVAHDAEIYRLAEDDLYLVGTSEVPLAGYHSDEILELDGGPVRYAGWSSCYRREAGSHGKDTRGIIRVHQFNKVEMFVYTRPEDAAEEHRRLLAWEEEMLAKVELPYRVIDTAAGDLGMSAARKFDCEAWVPTQNAYRELTSTSNCTTFQARRLNIRERQTEGKGTRAVATLNGTLATTRWIVAILEHHQNPDGSVNVPAALQPYLGGLEVLPVL, via the coding sequence CTGCCCGCCGCGATGCCCGGACCCGCTACGAGACCCTGCGTGCCGAGCAGAATGCCTTCGGCAAGCGCGTCGCCGCCGCGAAGGGCGAAGAGAAGCAGGCCCTCCTGGCCGAGGTGAAGGAACTGGCCGCCTCGGTCAAGGCCGCCGGCGCCGAGGCTGACGCCATCCAGGCCGAATCCGATGCGCTGCTGCGCCGGATTCCGAACCTGATCTCCGACGGCGTTCCCACCGGCGGCGAGGACGACTTCGAGGTCATTAAGACCGTCGGCAAGCCCCGCGACTTCGAGGCCGAGGGCTTTGCGCCCCGCGACCACCTGGAAATCGGCGAGCTGCTCGGCGCCATCGACATGGAACGCGGCGCCAAGGTCTCCGGCTCCCGTTTCTACTTCCTGCGCGGCGTCGGCGCCCGCCTGGAACTGGCCCTGCTGAACATGGCCATGGACCAGGCCGTGAAGGCCGGGTTCGTCCCGATGATCACCCCCACCCTGGTCCGCCCGGAGACGATGCAGGGCACCGGCTTCGACGTGGCCCACGACGCCGAGATCTACCGCCTGGCCGAAGATGACCTGTATCTGGTCGGCACGTCCGAGGTGCCGCTGGCCGGTTACCACTCCGACGAGATCCTCGAGCTCGACGGCGGTCCCGTCCGCTACGCCGGCTGGTCTTCCTGCTACCGCCGCGAAGCAGGCTCGCACGGCAAGGACACGCGCGGCATCATCCGCGTCCACCAGTTCAACAAAGTGGAAATGTTCGTCTACACCCGGCCGGAGGACGCTGCCGAGGAGCACCGCCGGCTGCTGGCCTGGGAAGAGGAAATGCTGGCCAAGGTCGAGCTGCCCTACCGGGTCATCGACACCGCCGCAGGCGATCTGGGCATGTCCGCCGCACGGAAGTTCGACTGCGAGGCATGGGTCCCCACCCAGAACGCCTACCGTGAGCTGACCTCCACCTCCAACTGCACCACCTTCCAGGCCCGGCGCCTGAACATCCGCGAACGCCAGACCGAGGGCAAGGGCACCCGCGCGGTCGCCACCCTGAACGGAACCCTGGCCACCACCCGGTGGATCGTCGCCATCCTGGAGCACCACCAGAACCCGGACGGCTCGGTAAACGTGCCCGCTGCCCTTCAGCCGTACCTGGGCGGACTGGAAGTCCTTCCGGTCCTCTAG
- the folE gene encoding GTP cyclohydrolase I FolE → MTDFDDDLLTRAAAADSPVDQPRIERAVREILLAIGEDPDRDGLKETPGRVAKSYTEIFAGLHQSPSDLLATTFDLDHEEMVLVKDIPFYSTCEHHLVPFHGSAHIGYIPSHEGKVTGLSKLARLVDVYARRPQVQERLTTQIVDALMTNLSPRGAIVVIECEHLCMSMRGVRKPGAKTVTSAVRGQLRETATRAEAMSLILGR, encoded by the coding sequence GTGACGGATTTCGATGACGACCTATTGACCCGCGCCGCAGCAGCGGATTCACCGGTGGATCAGCCAAGGATTGAACGTGCGGTCCGGGAGATCCTCCTCGCTATCGGGGAGGACCCGGACCGTGACGGTTTAAAGGAAACCCCCGGCCGGGTGGCCAAGTCCTACACGGAGATCTTTGCCGGGTTGCACCAGAGCCCCTCGGACCTGCTGGCCACCACCTTCGACTTGGACCACGAGGAAATGGTCCTGGTGAAGGACATTCCCTTCTACTCCACCTGCGAACACCATCTGGTGCCGTTCCACGGCAGCGCGCACATTGGCTACATCCCCTCCCACGAGGGGAAGGTAACCGGCCTGTCGAAGCTCGCCCGGCTGGTGGACGTCTACGCCCGCAGGCCCCAGGTGCAGGAACGGCTGACCACGCAGATCGTGGACGCCCTGATGACGAATCTTTCCCCCCGCGGTGCCATAGTTGTAATTGAATGCGAGCACCTGTGCATGTCGATGCGCGGGGTCCGCAAGCCGGGCGCCAAGACCGTGACCTCGGCGGTCCGCGGCCAGCTACGCGAGACCGCGACCCGCGCAGAAGCAATGAGCCTGATACTCGGACGATAG
- the dacB gene encoding D-alanyl-D-alanine carboxypeptidase/D-alanyl-D-alanine endopeptidase: MSRMFSAVMLALAFAVLLVPLACYVVPPLAASLDGERLQRAEVVPDYQEPPEKLTEDGPVSAPQATDPMPGTAELARLLDARLAVEGGATISAVVQDALTGTVLYERAGSTGLAPASTLKILTAAASLSAMDGDTRFPTTALPGKDPGTVVLRGGGDVLLTAGASDPDSVAGRAGLATLAEQTAAALAADGTAGPVKVLVDDSLFTGPALSDAWGQADVEAGEIAPVHALAVSSAWEQEGTGPGPRVDDAALSAGESYRAALAGALAARGVDVDPSVERGTAAAGAVALAEVRSAPLTEQVEYMLLKSDNYLAEALARLSAAAAGREASFAGGIETVEAEVAALGVDTGSMVLGDASGLSGETSVSAAQLTSLMQILLASTDPDLRSVAGGLPVAALSGTLAGRYDESADSAAAGIVRAKTGTLLAVTALSGYATDADGRVLAFTFIAGGLDGNTRQARDAVDAAAAVLAGCGCR, from the coding sequence ATGTCTCGGATGTTCTCCGCTGTGATGCTGGCGCTGGCCTTTGCAGTGCTGCTGGTTCCGCTGGCCTGCTACGTCGTCCCGCCCCTCGCCGCGTCCCTGGACGGTGAGCGGCTGCAGCGTGCCGAAGTTGTCCCGGACTACCAGGAGCCGCCCGAAAAGCTCACGGAGGACGGACCGGTGTCCGCCCCGCAGGCAACAGACCCGATGCCCGGCACTGCCGAGCTGGCCCGGCTCCTGGATGCCAGGCTGGCCGTGGAGGGCGGCGCCACCATCTCCGCCGTCGTGCAGGACGCGCTGACCGGCACCGTGCTTTATGAGCGCGCCGGCTCCACGGGGCTGGCCCCGGCTTCCACCCTCAAGATCCTGACCGCTGCCGCATCGCTGTCGGCGATGGACGGGGACACCCGCTTTCCCACCACTGCGCTGCCGGGCAAGGACCCCGGAACAGTGGTCCTGCGCGGCGGGGGAGACGTGCTGCTGACCGCGGGAGCGTCGGATCCGGACTCGGTGGCCGGCCGTGCCGGACTGGCCACCCTCGCGGAGCAGACCGCCGCGGCGCTTGCGGCCGACGGGACTGCCGGACCGGTTAAGGTCCTGGTGGACGATTCGCTGTTCACCGGCCCGGCGCTCTCCGACGCCTGGGGGCAGGCCGACGTCGAGGCGGGCGAGATTGCGCCGGTCCACGCCCTGGCAGTGAGCTCGGCCTGGGAGCAGGAGGGCACCGGTCCGGGGCCCCGGGTCGACGACGCCGCCCTGTCCGCCGGGGAGTCCTACCGCGCCGCCCTTGCTGGGGCCCTGGCGGCCAGGGGCGTCGACGTGGACCCGTCCGTGGAGCGCGGCACCGCGGCAGCCGGAGCCGTTGCCCTGGCCGAAGTCCGTTCGGCGCCGCTGACCGAACAGGTCGAGTACATGCTGCTGAAGTCGGACAACTACCTGGCCGAAGCGCTGGCCCGGCTCAGTGCAGCCGCCGCGGGCCGTGAGGCGTCCTTTGCCGGGGGGATCGAGACGGTTGAGGCGGAGGTGGCCGCCCTGGGTGTGGACACGGGCTCGATGGTGCTGGGGGACGCCAGCGGGCTGTCCGGCGAAACCTCCGTGTCCGCCGCGCAGTTGACCTCGCTGATGCAGATCCTGCTGGCCAGTACGGACCCCGATCTGCGGTCCGTGGCGGGCGGCCTGCCCGTCGCGGCGCTGAGCGGAACGCTGGCCGGACGCTACGACGAAAGCGCCGATTCCGCCGCCGCGGGCATTGTGCGGGCCAAAACAGGCACCCTGCTGGCCGTCACCGCGCTGAGCGGATACGCCACCGACGCGGACGGCCGGGTACTTGCCTTCACCTTCATTGCCGGCGGGCTGGATGGAAACACCCGGCAGGCACGCGACGCCGTGGACGCCGCCGCCGCGGTGCTGGCCGGATGCGGGTGCCGGTAA